From one Anopheles cruzii chromosome 3, idAnoCruzAS_RS32_06, whole genome shotgun sequence genomic stretch:
- the LOC128270180 gene encoding treacle protein-like — protein sequence MKPKKQQSADRKQQQQQSQSGAVSAPGTPAATTAAGDTGTTVTAPGSVVATATPSSPPVPAAPSTAKKPVKRLQSKAKEASTSSTEPTAGAAVAGAKSSEKLPTNQPAAGAVTGGSSTQSNKSKSSGGSVAIVAKTFHPPMGDPAQQPLVGDGSEVVTPSKSASTTATGGGKKASKSAKAVDPSANSSTPGESKKKTTPAKTAAKKVATATDSANKQRKQSAASQSAATAAASTAASSAAKTGSPPELASPAAERLREKEKKIQKELKNLGVSDKTLHQIDAAFLLADESVNPSISEMVKTKSRTTVAHAKYGPDSHSSSGTMGVSGRKPSLTTEDAPTVVAPPGDGDEKSHKEASASGGKAKKSVTIKLDEEKPPPAKGKAPKGGGRKGEEKPSPAPQPTAEGAGKGKAAATPRSSKSQKKTPETKQSQQQQKKGAASEKGVAEQRKSASGDSGVAKQVSFEPGRGSSVEHEDHEEKNAEVQIQIDSIVKALEREDSDTGGAGGARKDAGEQADKRNDSASGAAQGKGAEVKVSTPAAGGAKKQAEPKPARKPALKKDTGSSKAAGEKKKGGGEKKEVTFKEQPPTSPAKRKYVKKPKPAGEKKLPAAKAAKPKPAATGGKSKASGGGGAGKAATAAAKAKTESKGTAKPSTVAEPTVQNETSPKPADGNEAIPVEEPARSEPSEVATTTPVKISTESQKSQEPQAEDGVGGTSLAPTIVQSAQRDRSSTENDDDLPLKQLQAKTQSIGPTKQPETHPATVEPEAAPSKPNGTSVATVAGAAAAAGPILAGLLKAGGSGAKTAKRPYVRKNPNPPGKGAKPVPGGCGPQGAKADQRKAPEKKDVYDFDDSESEIEAPVKAGKPSFKRKSSVDLCQSSREDISQLADDPAKPKEPPRVEDAAAAKPQEGEASADEQQMADEKASKQPTAKKQKKRPETLSSSSVVPKPKKELRSGSSCSSSGSEAEDGRPLDNLAVPEAKVKKKAPPRRVKQESRESRSSDNDDEEGEPVGEGEDEDGEEQEEEEDDEEDEDDSDGCSSGDTVRTRIAKKRQSAKKRNLKLYGFWSGPKRHRVASLNAIAKVHCLYENERPAFDASLMVRQSSGSRVIRTITKDGERIKKERICDDESAEGGDGDGGRLSGGDGASEDQDVGKGGTVPSDRKGAGVKQERKSEPSATNERAAEPKGAKVSVKVEPAKKEPVSDPESDSSEEEPVVTRTLRCVPGLRGAGKHWDPDGSSMESDIEQLPDSDETYAQGKDTDPTRKRKLRKKAAARKSKAKQAALAKQEKDKDKAAGNEKPEKAPPKPPVKKIKKELKALLTDNERQDDGAASSESSTGSEKAAATAAAKSKDDGAKKRKREPKVERAANEGPPDYTEYIGKKRMASLNATAMLAATYEVQRTLYRNTDSSDSECSAAEKAPKSKKAKEQKDQKDAAKAAALATAAAAAAASAAAAADAREKKEAAAKEPPPPSNVEEAKAVAAVPSVAPPPSPPDYKQVDLSLGGCCDPSVLASSSMQPSTSSSSSAAAQYQQQQQQEVLAKKKKVVIKTEPMRDRKDDPMEVKREIEEPRPVSSNLVIAQDTEVTITGVYVNSTLGTNQEAYCKMQYRVQQSVTEERLVRPGDGAPPKSYTPLSALSSMRPPNDQSLSTPPLFVPPAQCDSPLLGPPRPSFYPPPTSSSGSSSAFCAPLPHDSPASPNAPPPPPPNVSPCVPTRCGYQPGAKRIYSATWHQPLSSSSELQ from the exons ATGAAGCCCAAGAAGCAACAGTCGGCGGacaggaagcagcagcagcagcagtcccagAGTGGTGCCGTATCGGCGCCCGGTACGCCAGCGGCAACGACTGCCGCTGGAGACACGGGAACAACGGTAACGGCGCCGGGAagcgtggtggccaccgcgacGCCCTCCTCGCCGCCGGTGCCTGCAGCACCGTCCACCGCCAAGAAACCGGTGAAACGTCTTCAATCAAAAGCCAAAGAAGCGTCTACTTCCTCGACGGAACCGACGGCCGGcgccgcggtggccggtgccaaATCGTCAGAGAAACTTCCAACCaatcaaccggcggccggagcggTAACGGGAGGTTCCAGCACGCAATCGAATAAATCGAAATCGAGCGGTGGTTCCGTGGCGATTGTGGCGAAAACGTTTCATCCTCCAATGGGCGATCCAGCGCAGCAACCGCTGGTTGGCGATGGATCGGAAGTGGTGACACCATCGAAATCTGCGTCTACCACCGCGACCGGTGGTGGAAAGAAGGCTTCGAAGAGCGCGAAAGCTGTCGATCCGTCCGCCAACTCATCAACACCTGGTGagtcgaagaagaagacaacCCCGGCGAAGACGGCAGCgaagaaagtggccaccgcgaCGGACAGTGCCAACAAACAGCGGAAACAGTCcgcagccagtcagtcagcgGCGACAGCGGCAGCTTCAACGGCGGCGAGTTCTGCGGCCAAAACGGGTAGCCCTCCGGAACTGGCGTCACCGGCTGCTGAACGGTTGCgcgagaaggagaagaagatCCAGAAGGAGCTGAAGAACCTCGGCGTGTCGGACAAGACGCTGCACCAGATTGACGCCGCGTTCCTGCTGGCGGACGAGTCTGTCAATCCGTCGATCAGCGAAATGGTGAAGACGAAATCGCGCACCACGGTAGCCCACGCAAAGTACGGGCCGGACTCGCACTCGAGCTCGGGGACAATGGGCGTCTCGGGCAGGAAACCATCGTTGACCACGGAAGACGCGCCGACCGTCGTAGCGCCGCCCGGGGACGGTGACGAAAAGTCCCACAAGGAAGCCAGTGCTTCCGGTGGAAAGGCGAAAAAGTCCGTCACGATCAAGCTGGACGAAGAGAAGCCCCCGCCGGCGAAGGGTAAGGCTCCGAAGGGTGGTGGCCGCAAGGGGGAAGAAAAACCCTCTCCCGCGCCACAGCCAACCGCGGAAGGGGCAGGCAAGGGTaaggcggcggcgaccccGAGAAGCTCAAAGTCCCAAAAGAAGACTCCGGAGACGaagcagtcgcagcagcagcagaaaaagggGGCTGCCAGCGAGAAGGGGGTTGCGGAACAGCGCAAGTCTGCCTCGGGGGACTCGGGGGTCGCCAAGCAGGTCAGCTTCGAGCCGGGACGGGGTAGCTCGGTGGAGCACGAGGATCATGAGGAGAAGAACGCCGAGGTCCAGATTCAGATCGATAGCATCGTGAAAGCGCTCGAGCGGGAAGATAGCGAcaccggtggcgctggtggggCCAGGAAGGACGCTGGCGAGCAAGCCGATAAGAGGAACGATTCCGCTTCCGGCGCTGCTCAGGGGAAAGGTGCGGAAGTGAAGGTGTCGACACCGGCAGCTGGAGGCGCCAAGAAACaagccgaaccgaagccggcTCGTAAGCCGGCCCTCAAGAAGGACACCGGATCGTCGAAAGCGGCCGGCGAAAAGAAGAAGGGTGGCGGTGAGAAGAAGGAGGTTACGTTTAAGGAGCAACCGCCGACCTCGCCGGCCAAGCGGAAGTACgtgaagaaaccgaaaccggccggcGAGAAGAAACTTCCTGCGGCGAAGgcggcgaaaccgaaaccggcagCGACCGGTGGCAAATCGaaggcttccggtggcggtggagcaGGCaaggcggcaacggcggccgccAAGGCGAAGACGGAATCGAAGGGAACAGCTAAGCCATCAACCGTGGCCGAGCCCACGGTGCAAAACGAAACCAGCCCTAAGCCGGCGGACGGGAATGAAGCGATACCAGTGGAGGAGCCCGCACGAAGCGAGCCTTCGGAAGTGGCCACTACCACGCCCGTGAAAATCTCAACGGAATCTCAAAAATCTCAGGAGCCTCAAGCGGAGGACGGTGTTGGTGGAACATCGTTGGCACCGACCATAGTACAGTCCGCCCAACGGGACCGATCCTCGACggagaacgacgacgatttgCCACTGAAACAGCTTCAGGCGAAGACGCAGTCCATCGGACCGACCAAGCAACCGGAGACGCACCCCGCCACGGTGGAACCGGAGGCAGCTCCGAGTAAACCGAACGGAACTTCCGTTGCCaccgttgctggtgctgctgctgctgctggtcccaTCCTAGCCGGACTGCTGAAAGCGGGCGGTTCCGGTGCTAAAACGGCCAAACGTCCGTACGTCCGGAAGAACCCGAACCCGCCCGGTAAGGGAGCGAAACCCGTGCCCGGTGGGTGTGGACCGCAGGGCGCGAAGGCGGACCAGCGGAAGGCACCGGAGAAGAAGGACGTGTACGACTTTGACGACTCCGAGAGCGAAATCGAGGCCCCGGTCAAGGCGGGAAAGCCGAGTTTCAAGCGCAAATCGTCCGTCGACCTGTGCCAATCGTCGCGCGAGGATATCTCCCAGCTGGCGGACGATCCGGCCAAGCCCAAGGAGCCACCGAGGGTAGAGGATGCCGCAGCGGCCAAGCCCCAGGAGGGGGAAGCTAGTGCCGATGAGCAGCAAATGGCGGACGAAAAGGCATCGAAGCAGCCGACGGcgaaaaagcagaagaaacgGCCCGAAACGctttcgtcgtcttcggtgGTCCCGAAGCCGAAAAAGGAGCTCCGCAGTGGTTCATCCTGCTCGTCCTCCGGCTCGGAAGCGGAAGATGGCCGCCCTCTGGACAACCTGGCGGTGCCGGAAGcgaaggtgaagaaaaaagcGCCACCGAGAAGGGTGAAACAGGAGTCGCGGGAATCCCGTTCGTCCgacaacgatgacgaagaAGGCGAACCGGTTGGCGAGGGGGAAGATGAGGATGGtgaggagcaggaggaggaggaggacgacgaggaggacgaggacgactcGGACGGGTGTTCGTCCGGCGACACCGTGCGGACCCGGATCGCCAAGAAGCGCCAGTCGGCCAAGAAGCGCAACCTGAAGCTGTACGGATTCTGGTCCGGACCGAAGCGGCACCGGGTAGCGTCGCTGAATGCGATTGCCAAGGTACACTGCCTGTACGAGAACGAGCGGCCCGCGTTCGACGCCAGCCTGATGGTTCGCCAGTCGAGCGGATCGCGGGTCATCCGCACGATCACCAAGGACGGAGAGCGCATCAAGAAGGAGCGCATCTGCGACGACGAGAGCGCCGAAGGGGGCGATGGTGACGGAGGCCGCCTGTCCGGTGGGGACGGGGCCAGCGAAGACCAGGACGTCGGCAAGGGTGGCACCGTGCCGTCCGATCGGAAGGGGGCCGGTGTGAAGCAGGAGCGAAAGTCGGAGCCGTCGGCCACCAACGAGCGGGCGGCCGAACCGAAGGGGGCGAAGGTGAGCGTGAAGGTGGAGCCGGCCAAGAAGGAACCGGTGAGCGACCCGGAAAGCGACTCGTCCGAAGAGGAACCGGTTGTGACGAG AACGTTACGCTGCGTCCCGGGATTGCGCGGAGCCGGGAAACACTGGGACCCGGACGGGTCCAGCATGGAGTCGGACATCGAACAACTACCAGACAGTGACGAAACGTACGCACAG GGCAAGGACACGGACCCGACGCGCAAGCGGAAGTTAAGGAAGAAGGCCGCAGCCCGCAAGAGCAAGGCGAAGCAGGCGGCGCTGGCCAAACAGGAGAAGGATAAAGACAAGGCGGCCGGCAATGAAAAGCCGGAAAAGGCGCCCCCGAAGCCGCCGGTAAAGAAGATCAAGAAGGAGCTGAAGGCCCTCCTAACGGACAACGAACGGCAGGACGACGGGGCTGCCAGTTCCGAGTCGTCGACGGGCTCGGAGAAGGCGGccgccacggcggcggccaaatcGAAAGATGATGGCGCGAAGAAGCGCAAACGGGAGCCAAAGGTGGAGCGGGCCGCGAACGAAGGGCCCCCCGACTACACGGAGTACATCGGCAAGAAGCGGATGGCGAGCCTCAATGCGACCGCCATGCTGGCGGCCACCTACGAAGTGCAGCGAACCCTCTACCGCAACACCGACTCGAGCGACTCCGAGTGTTCGGCCGCAGAGAAGGCGCCCAAGTCGAAGAAGGCCAAGGAACAGAAGGATCAAAAGGATGCGGCGAAGGCAGCGGCATTggcaacggccgccgccgctgccgccgcttcCGCTGCCGCAGCGGCTGACGCTAGAGAAAAGAAGGAAGCGGCCGCAaaggaaccaccaccgccgtcgaaCGTGGAGGAAGCCAAGGCAGTGGCAGCTGTGCCCTCGgtggcaccgccgccgtccccACCGGACTACAAACAGGTGGACCTATCGCTGGGCGGTTGCTGCGATCCGTCGGTattggcgtcgtcgtcgatgcaGCCctcaacgtcgtcgtcgtcgtccgccgcaGCGCAgtaccaacagcagcagcagcaggaagtgctggccaagaagaagaaagtagTCATCAAGACGGAGCCGATGCGCGATCGCAAGGACGATCCGATGGAGGTGAAGCGTGAAATCGAGGAG CCGCGCCCGGTGTCGAGCAATTTGGTTATCGCGCAGGACACGGAAGTCACGATTACCGGCGTGTACGTTAATTCCACGCTCGGCACCAACCAGGAAGCGTACTGCAAGATGCAGTACCGCGTGCAGCAGAGTGTCACCGAGGAGCGGCTGGTGCGTCCGGGCGATGGGGCCCCGCCCAAGTCCTACACTCCACTGTCGGCCCTCTCCAGTATGCGCCCACCGAACGATCAAA